CTGATCAACGCCAACAGCCGGTTCGCCATACTTCCTGTAACACAACAAACACGATTCCAAGTCGATCTGCCGGAGTTGGATTTTGTGCGTGCATCGGGTACGGAGGTGCAAGTCTGGATTAAGGACGGCGACTCCTTCACGCCGGTAGATGCTTCGGCTAACCTACAGGATTACCCCAACGCACTGGACGAGACGACGCTCGGCACACAGCACGCGCACGCCTTTTCGACGGTCAACATCGACAAGACATGGTGGCGGGTGCACACGAACCCGATCTGGTACGGCGAAGAGATCATCGGCAGCATCCAGGTCGCGCAGTCGCTGGAAGTGATGTACGTGGCGACGCGCTCGCTGCTGTTCGTCGTGCTGGGCTGCTCGGTGATCGCAATCGGCGGCGCGATCATCCTGAGCCGATGGCTGGCACGCAGACTGCTGGAACCAGTACAAGACCTTACCTCGGCGGCTTCACGGATTGCCGGTGCGTCCGATCTGTCAACCCGACTAACCTGGAGCGGCCCCAACGATGAGCTGGGACGGCTGATCGGCGTGTTCAACCGGATGATGGAACGACTGCAGAACGTGTTCAACGTCCAGCAGCGGTTCGTGGCAGACATCAGCCATGAGCTGCGCA
The nucleotide sequence above comes from Candidatus Flexicrinis proximus. Encoded proteins:
- a CDS encoding HAMP domain-containing protein — protein: MTLRTRLAIWFAGLVALLIALFSAMVIALMWWSMVRDVDAKLQDTADLINANSRFAILPVTQQTRFQVDLPELDFVRASGTEVQVWIKDGDSFTPVDASANLQDYPNALDETTLGTQHAHAFSTVNIDKTWWRVHTNPIWYGEEIIGSIQVAQSLEVMYVATRSLLFVVLGCSVIAIGGAIILSRWLARRLLEPVQDLTSAASRIAGASDLSTRLTWSGPNDELGRLIGVFNRMMERLQNVFNVQQRFVADISHELRTPLTGILGHVELMRRYGVDEESLNAIHSDTARMSRLIHDLLMLARSDYGGTPVNLMPLDADGIVMSAAKS